Proteins found in one Mucilaginibacter gracilis genomic segment:
- a CDS encoding LytR/AlgR family response regulator transcription factor, with protein sequence MLNVLIIEDELPNIQRLKKMLHVLDRDITVIANLQTVHDSIQWLKANEQPDIIFMDIRLTDGLSFEIFNHVQITSPVIFITAYDEYALKAFEVNGIDYLLKPLEADKLAKGIRKAKSMAGIGKDESILQLVKSMQAKQAIYRNRFLVAYRDKYILVMAGEIAYFTSENKATFLIMYNGQRLMIDQTLEILEKEMDPEIFFRVSRQFIVSLKAIHKIHQSFNGQLKIELTPALDEAILISREKSAQLKKWLDQSA encoded by the coding sequence ATGTTAAATGTTTTAATCATAGAAGACGAGTTGCCTAACATACAGAGGCTCAAGAAAATGCTTCATGTTTTAGACCGTGACATTACGGTAATAGCAAATCTTCAAACGGTTCATGACAGTATCCAATGGTTGAAAGCGAATGAGCAGCCGGATATCATTTTCATGGATATCCGGCTAACGGACGGGCTGAGCTTTGAGATATTTAATCATGTACAAATTACCTCACCGGTGATTTTTATTACAGCTTACGATGAATATGCATTAAAGGCCTTTGAAGTAAACGGTATAGATTACCTGCTGAAGCCTTTGGAAGCCGATAAACTGGCAAAAGGTATTCGTAAGGCGAAGTCTATGGCAGGTATCGGAAAGGATGAGAGTATACTACAATTGGTTAAAAGCATGCAGGCCAAGCAGGCCATCTACCGCAACCGTTTCTTAGTGGCCTACCGGGACAAGTATATCCTGGTAATGGCCGGTGAAATTGCTTATTTCACTTCCGAAAATAAAGCCACTTTTCTAATTATGTATAACGGACAGCGGTTGATGATCGATCAGACACTGGAAATTCTGGAAAAGGAAATGGACCCTGAGATTTTTTTTCGGGTTAGCCGCCAATTCATTGTTTCTTTAAAAGCTATCCATAAAATTCATCAATCTTTTAACGGGCAGTTAAAAATCGAACTTACACCCGCCCTGGATGAGGCTATCCTGATCAGTAGGGAAAAATCAGCACAATTAAAAAAATGGTTGGATCAGTCAGCCTGA
- a CDS encoding sensor histidine kinase — MHKHSYRLYRIYGYPGFGVVLYLILVLINPATRVFNSWRYYAFGDFILEFMFSVAYAGALFETGIQLTAFLNKWYPWDGRIKSRFCLQFWIHIIVIYMVLVLFFEIKFPNYFGYDELMFRQTVIVGIIFSLLITAVFAAEYFFYQWNDARLKTLEMEQLTTQAQLDALKLQLDPHFLFNNLSIVTALIEDQPQVAISYVAKLSSIYRYMLANRTQNVIALKEELEFIKAYLFLYQIRYGDGICVQIEESEHIVQYCVPPLTLQLLIENAIKHNVFSTDSPLNIHIYFPDGKLLVVENNKTPKAVNEPGANMGLKNIRERYRLLNSPAPVITDTDFFFRVEIPLINLNN; from the coding sequence ATGCACAAACACAGCTATAGGTTATATAGAATATATGGCTATCCGGGCTTCGGCGTGGTATTATATCTTATCCTGGTACTTATCAACCCCGCCACCCGTGTTTTTAACAGTTGGCGATATTATGCGTTTGGTGATTTTATACTCGAATTTATGTTTAGCGTTGCTTATGCTGGTGCCCTTTTTGAAACGGGTATACAGCTTACCGCCTTTCTTAATAAATGGTATCCATGGGACGGACGCATCAAAAGCAGGTTTTGCCTACAGTTTTGGATACATATCATTGTTATTTACATGGTGCTGGTTTTGTTTTTTGAAATTAAGTTCCCTAATTATTTTGGTTATGACGAACTGATGTTCAGACAAACGGTTATTGTAGGTATCATTTTTTCGTTGCTTATCACCGCTGTTTTTGCAGCCGAGTATTTTTTTTACCAATGGAATGATGCCAGACTGAAGACGCTGGAGATGGAACAGCTAACAACGCAGGCTCAGCTTGATGCACTAAAGCTGCAACTTGATCCGCATTTCCTGTTCAATAACCTTAGTATCGTAACCGCGTTAATAGAGGATCAGCCACAGGTTGCCATTTCTTACGTCGCTAAATTGTCGTCTATTTACCGGTATATGTTAGCCAATAGAACTCAGAATGTCATCGCTTTAAAAGAAGAACTGGAGTTTATCAAAGCTTATTTATTTTTATACCAAATTCGGTATGGGGACGGTATTTGTGTACAGATTGAGGAGAGTGAGCATATCGTCCAGTACTGTGTGCCTCCTTTAACCTTACAATTACTGATAGAAAATGCCATTAAACATAATGTTTTTAGTACGGACTCGCCGTTGAATATTCACATTTACTTCCCTGATGGAAAATTGCTGGTTGTGGAGAATAATAAAACACCTAAAGCCGTCAATGAACCAGGTGCGAATATGGGCCTTAAAAATATTAGGGAAAGATACCGATTGTTGAATAGCCCGGCGCCTGTTATAACCGATACCGACTTTTTTTTCAGGGTAGAAATCCCGTTAATTAATTTGAATAATTAA
- a CDS encoding DUF2147 domain-containing protein — translation MHKQVFITILFSVFFGLISRAQQVAIAGKWKTPDKDIIEFYQEGRVFMAKQINTETEKDKKDNNKIIAKDLKPVNAKIFEGIVIDPKDNKTYHGRFTISENGTELNLKVKWGFLSFNETWTRMN, via the coding sequence ATGCACAAACAGGTTTTTATAACTATTCTCTTCTCCGTATTTTTCGGCTTAATTTCCCGGGCTCAACAGGTAGCCATAGCAGGTAAATGGAAAACCCCGGATAAAGATATTATCGAATTTTATCAGGAAGGGCGGGTGTTTATGGCAAAACAGATCAATACGGAAACTGAAAAAGACAAAAAAGATAACAACAAAATTATTGCTAAAGACCTGAAGCCAGTAAACGCCAAAATTTTTGAAGGTATTGTGATTGACCCGAAAGATAACAAAACCTATCATGGCCGTTTCACGATCAGCGAAAATGGTACAGAATTGAATCTTAAAGTTAAATGGGGCTTCCTGAGCTTTAATGAAACCTGGACGAGGATGAATTGA
- a CDS encoding outer membrane protein: MKIKFCITLMFVGTLVSTVRAQSNDDPTARKLYLDFGGSVGIFIPYDQVKNTNTLLGSNAMTALQLNYHQNYFIKFQFGQTTVDFQSQNDFGTINSLINAKANSTNLGLNIGYQHSFGRWQPFVLAGAGASFIDVPSTSFVNASITVNYTTFSGTYLYINAGGGINFKVSKSFIFYLEGQASTIPQLPNKSSTHLSGISTMIGIKAPL, translated from the coding sequence ATGAAAATTAAATTCTGTATTACGCTGATGTTTGTCGGCACATTAGTATCTACTGTGCGCGCACAAAGCAATGATGATCCTACAGCCCGAAAATTGTACCTGGATTTCGGAGGGTCTGTCGGCATTTTTATTCCATATGACCAGGTCAAAAACACTAACACGCTGCTTGGCTCCAATGCAATGACCGCCCTACAGCTCAACTATCACCAAAACTATTTCATCAAATTTCAATTCGGTCAAACTACAGTAGATTTTCAATCTCAAAACGATTTCGGCACCATCAACTCGCTGATTAACGCTAAAGCAAACAGTACTAACCTGGGCTTAAATATCGGTTACCAGCACAGCTTTGGCCGGTGGCAGCCATTTGTTCTGGCAGGTGCTGGGGCATCCTTTATTGATGTTCCTTCTACGTCGTTTGTTAATGCGTCTATTACCGTGAATTACACAACCTTTTCGGGTACTTATCTGTATATCAACGCTGGCGGCGGTATCAATTTCAAGGTATCCAAATCATTTATATTTTACCTGGAAGGCCAGGCATCAACTATTCCCCAACTTCCCAATAAATCAAGTACGCATTTGAGCGGTATCAGCACCATGATCGGTATCAAAGCACCTTTATAA
- a CDS encoding efflux RND transporter permease subunit — translation MSITGLAIKRPILFIVFFLILGGLSVISYQNLKYELLPNLATPTITVITAYPGASPEDVENSVTKKIEDAVSGVSKSKKVNSLSADNLSVVSIEFMADADPDLAMQEVQHSVNGTLADFPEGVRAPVLEKFNVNDLPVLKLAVTASVTPTELYDLVNNQLKPRLAQIKGVGKVKILGGTPEEIKVLAKQDKLISNGISVTDLYETIRKANADYPVGTIKDNDAQFGVKLGGKLTDTNQVGNLKIKNYPDGSSLSVRDVATVQIGHKDEEISSRLNGQSSIALFINKQSGANAAEVTKVVREELNKIELEYAGKKIKFNVAQDSSEFTLEAAHQVYDDLGIAILLVALVMLVFLHSIRNSLIILVSIPASLFSAFIMMYALDYSLNLMTLLAMSLVIGVLVDDSIVVLENIYHHLEKGKAKRDAALDGRNEIGFAALSITLVDVVVFLPMALVPGLVGSLIKEFSLVIVVSTLSSLVVSFTLTPMIASRFAKLEHLSTKTIFGRASIWFEARMHELTEGYGKLLNWGLNHKIVIGIIAMGVFGSSLLLLTSNIVGTEFLPAADKGELSLFVDLQPGTKLAETDSTVRIIENKLKAIPEVTKVFSNIGYQNDGFNEKYSSNVATINVTLVPLTERKKSLSQLSRHLKALSMEVAGVKSRVSPIGLFGANEAPVQLLITGTNRDSVNSAASAILNAIRSVSGLVSPRLSSDLGKPELKLVADRDKMARLGLNTETVGDALRMAVYGNDQLKFRDKDKETNTRIQLDVNDRNKTDQLTKLTFINADNQLVYLSQFAKVVPQSGPSDLERRNKQPSITLLAQVSGRPVGDVGEDLKKEIDKLQVGKGIKVLYEGDLELQDDSFTNLGMALLVSFILIYLIMVTLYNNWLFPFVILFSIPLAISGALLALALTARSMNVFSIFGLIMMMGLVVKNGILLVDKTNDILKDDTGTTANVNEALIGAGKARLRPILMTTLAMVIGMLPLALANGASSAFSSGLAWVLIGGLSSSMFLTLVVVPVVYNTLVRLKTGLGNLWAKVSVKKVTGIVAPVIIGLIIGLNSASTAYAQEKITLSLKQAVTTGLSANQQIKLAEIETWKAKYSLKEAQSYQYPQVGITADYTRNIKPSVFFLPTFGVNAASQITYDDKHLQPITSSSKNAFTGDINVSMPLFNEEVSGNVKTAHLNEGLNNANLELSCWELADEIRKAYFNILIARQNLVLTNAALNRSKRNLKDSRLLFGKGYANKSDTLNAWSNVELMKINNGKAGTAVAQSGNYLKSLLNLSLDKEIELTDTVGTELLGKLTNVVNDTALISTKRPDFRVNDWKTQIARQQVKNEQSKYLPSLAFVSQYSLQAQSDNFDFSSYNVPNSFYVGIQLSIPVFTGFRTDARVKQSKFALEQVIAERSLMENQANLQVRNNRLAIAENTEKVKGQQNIRFARQQALAFIEARWQKGFAKYTDVADAELQLVQADNDYTQSVFEYLTAVAGYYKATGHIF, via the coding sequence ATGAGTATTACCGGACTGGCTATTAAAAGGCCGATCTTATTTATCGTATTCTTTCTGATCCTGGGTGGATTGAGCGTCATCAGCTACCAGAACTTAAAATATGAACTATTGCCCAACCTGGCTACGCCAACCATTACGGTTATTACGGCATACCCCGGCGCGTCGCCGGAGGATGTGGAAAACAGTGTCACCAAAAAAATTGAAGATGCAGTCTCCGGTGTGAGTAAAAGCAAAAAGGTTAATTCACTATCGGCAGATAATCTGTCTGTGGTTTCTATTGAGTTTATGGCCGATGCAGACCCTGACCTGGCTATGCAGGAAGTACAGCATTCGGTAAACGGCACCCTCGCGGACTTTCCCGAAGGTGTTAGGGCACCAGTGCTGGAAAAATTTAATGTAAATGATCTTCCGGTTTTAAAGTTGGCGGTAACCGCCTCCGTTACGCCAACCGAATTGTATGACCTGGTTAATAACCAGCTTAAACCGAGGCTGGCCCAGATTAAGGGTGTTGGCAAGGTGAAAATTCTTGGTGGTACACCCGAAGAGATTAAAGTACTGGCTAAACAGGATAAACTGATAAGCAACGGCATATCCGTAACCGATCTTTATGAAACGATCCGCAAGGCAAACGCAGACTACCCTGTTGGAACGATCAAAGATAACGACGCGCAGTTTGGCGTTAAACTGGGCGGCAAACTCACAGATACCAACCAGGTAGGTAATTTAAAAATCAAAAACTATCCCGATGGCAGCAGTCTGAGTGTGAGAGATGTTGCTACGGTACAGATCGGCCATAAGGATGAAGAAATCAGCAGCCGTCTTAACGGCCAGTCGTCCATAGCACTGTTTATCAATAAACAATCCGGAGCCAATGCCGCGGAGGTGACAAAAGTAGTCCGGGAAGAGCTAAACAAGATCGAGCTGGAATACGCCGGTAAAAAGATCAAATTCAATGTAGCTCAAGACAGTTCGGAGTTTACGCTGGAGGCCGCACACCAGGTATATGATGACCTGGGTATCGCCATCCTGCTGGTTGCACTCGTGATGCTGGTTTTTTTACACAGTATCCGCAACTCGCTCATCATTCTGGTTTCCATACCGGCATCTCTTTTTAGTGCTTTCATTATGATGTATGCGCTGGATTATTCCCTTAACCTGATGACTTTATTGGCGATGAGCCTGGTAATAGGCGTATTGGTGGACGACTCAATCGTAGTGTTGGAGAATATCTACCACCACCTGGAAAAAGGAAAGGCCAAACGGGATGCCGCGCTCGATGGGCGTAATGAAATTGGCTTTGCAGCTTTATCCATCACGCTGGTTGATGTGGTGGTGTTTTTACCAATGGCGCTGGTGCCTGGCCTTGTTGGCAGCTTAATTAAGGAGTTTTCGCTGGTTATCGTTGTATCTACGCTGTCGAGCCTGGTAGTTTCCTTTACGCTTACACCGATGATCGCTTCGCGATTTGCCAAACTGGAACATTTAAGCACGAAAACAATTTTTGGCAGGGCAAGTATTTGGTTTGAAGCCAGAATGCATGAGCTTACCGAGGGATATGGCAAGCTGCTTAATTGGGGGCTGAACCATAAAATTGTGATAGGTATCATAGCCATGGGTGTTTTTGGCAGCTCCTTATTACTGCTTACCTCCAATATTGTTGGTACAGAATTTCTCCCCGCGGCAGATAAGGGCGAACTATCCCTGTTCGTCGATCTGCAGCCCGGCACCAAACTGGCCGAAACTGATTCAACAGTCCGCATTATTGAAAATAAGCTGAAAGCGATTCCGGAGGTAACCAAAGTGTTTTCTAATATAGGATACCAGAACGATGGCTTTAATGAAAAGTACAGTTCGAACGTTGCAACGATTAATGTGACCCTTGTGCCGTTAACGGAACGGAAGAAAAGCCTGTCCCAATTATCCCGGCACCTGAAGGCATTATCTATGGAGGTTGCCGGTGTTAAAAGCAGGGTTTCACCTATAGGCCTGTTTGGCGCAAACGAGGCACCGGTACAATTGCTGATCACCGGAACCAACCGCGATAGTGTGAATTCCGCGGCATCAGCTATCCTAAATGCTATCCGCAGCGTAAGCGGACTGGTTAGCCCGAGATTATCTTCCGATTTAGGTAAACCGGAACTGAAGCTGGTTGCAGATCGTGATAAAATGGCCAGATTGGGCTTAAACACGGAAACGGTAGGCGATGCGTTACGTATGGCAGTTTATGGCAATGATCAGCTGAAATTTCGCGACAAGGACAAGGAAACGAATACCCGGATACAGCTGGATGTTAATGACCGTAATAAAACAGACCAGTTAACGAAGCTTACCTTTATCAATGCAGATAACCAGTTGGTGTATTTAAGCCAGTTTGCAAAAGTTGTTCCGCAATCGGGTCCTTCGGACCTTGAGCGTCGGAATAAGCAACCCAGTATCACTTTATTGGCCCAGGTTTCGGGCAGGCCGGTGGGGGATGTGGGTGAAGATCTCAAAAAAGAGATTGATAAACTCCAGGTGGGTAAAGGTATCAAAGTATTATATGAAGGTGACCTGGAATTACAGGATGATTCCTTTACCAACCTGGGTATGGCCCTGCTGGTATCCTTCATCCTGATCTACCTGATCATGGTTACCCTTTACAATAACTGGCTGTTCCCTTTCGTGATCCTTTTTTCTATTCCGCTGGCTATTTCAGGTGCTCTGCTGGCTTTGGCGCTTACCGCCAGGTCCATGAATGTATTTTCCATATTCGGACTAATCATGATGATGGGCCTGGTAGTAAAAAACGGGATCTTGCTGGTTGATAAAACAAATGATATTCTAAAAGATGATACAGGCACAACCGCTAATGTAAACGAAGCGCTGATTGGAGCCGGTAAAGCCAGGCTCCGCCCGATATTGATGACTACATTGGCTATGGTGATTGGTATGTTGCCATTGGCACTTGCAAATGGTGCTTCCTCGGCATTCAGCAGCGGCCTGGCCTGGGTACTGATTGGCGGGCTGAGCAGCAGTATGTTCTTGACGCTGGTGGTTGTGCCTGTGGTTTATAATACGCTGGTTAGGCTGAAAACAGGCTTGGGGAATTTGTGGGCTAAGGTATCTGTAAAAAAAGTAACAGGGATAGTGGCACCGGTTATAATTGGCTTAATAATCGGCTTAAATAGTGCCAGTACCGCCTATGCACAAGAAAAAATTACGCTTTCCTTAAAACAGGCAGTTACTACGGGTTTAAGTGCCAACCAGCAGATTAAACTGGCAGAGATCGAGACCTGGAAAGCAAAGTATAGTTTAAAAGAAGCACAGTCTTATCAGTATCCGCAGGTGGGGATCACGGCAGACTATACCCGAAACATTAAACCATCGGTTTTCTTTCTCCCAACATTTGGTGTTAATGCTGCTTCGCAAATCACCTATGACGATAAACACCTCCAGCCGATAACTTCTTCGTCCAAAAATGCTTTTACAGGAGATATTAACGTAAGTATGCCGCTTTTTAATGAAGAGGTTAGCGGAAATGTGAAGACCGCGCATTTGAACGAGGGGCTTAATAATGCAAACCTGGAGCTCAGTTGCTGGGAACTGGCAGACGAGATCAGGAAGGCTTATTTCAATATTTTAATTGCCCGACAGAACCTGGTGTTGACTAATGCCGCCTTAAACCGGTCAAAGCGCAATCTCAAAGACAGCCGCCTGTTATTCGGTAAAGGCTATGCCAATAAAAGCGACACCCTTAATGCCTGGAGTAATGTGGAGCTGATGAAGATCAACAATGGTAAAGCGGGAACAGCTGTAGCGCAATCCGGCAACTACCTAAAATCTCTTTTAAATCTATCGCTGGATAAAGAGATCGAGCTTACAGATACCGTGGGTACGGAACTGTTAGGTAAGTTAACCAATGTAGTGAATGACACGGCATTAATTAGTACCAAAAGACCAGATTTTCGGGTCAACGACTGGAAAACACAAATCGCGCGCCAGCAGGTTAAAAATGAGCAGTCAAAATATTTGCCCTCACTGGCTTTTGTGAGCCAGTATTCTCTACAGGCACAATCGGATAATTTTGATTTCAGCAGTTATAATGTACCCAACAGTTTTTATGTGGGTATTCAATTGAGTATACCCGTCTTCACTGGGTTTCGCACGGATGCCAGGGTGAAACAAAGCAAATTTGCACTGGAACAGGTAATTGCCGAGCGCAGTTTAATGGAGAACCAGGCGAATCTGCAAGTTCGCAATAATCGCCTGGCTATCGCCGAAAATACCGAAAAAGTAAAAGGCCAGCAAAACATCAGGTTTGCCAGGCAACAGGCATTGGCCTTTATTGAGGCAAGGTGGCAAAAGGGCTTCGCCAAATACACCGATGTTGCCGATGCAGAATTGCAGCTGGTTCAGGCAGATAACGATTATACCCAAAGCGTTTTCGAATACCTCACCGCAGTTGCCGGTTATTACAAAGCAACGGGGCACATATTTTAA
- a CDS encoding efflux RND transporter periplasmic adaptor subunit, whose translation MYQKSIKQYYPKMIFAGIAALVIVAIVYKLKSNQKAVQNEIKQEQKPVSYAAQATLVKAMNFSGSFTYRGAVEAGKIVTLTAETDGRVVYSAIEKGNTVAKSSILVKVDKSTRFSSYQISEDTYNKAKSDYVKLKELQDSGNASGAEVENARLQMQNAASQLNISKKQVGQTLILAPESGTIIDKKINQGEYVTPGTTLGAIACLNDVLVNVFVQETEVARLKKGSAVTIRADAYPSTMFTGKISAIIPVASAAKTFPVEIRIVNNKLNRLLAGMNVSVAFGEDERVNTLVIPRSALITDHKQSAVYLIHHSQYPVLTPIVTGKEYDTYLSVSGGLKAGDTIMTAGLLNVEPGKKLQWLTVNN comes from the coding sequence ATGTACCAGAAATCAATAAAACAATATTATCCAAAAATGATCTTCGCAGGCATAGCCGCCCTGGTTATTGTTGCTATAGTGTATAAACTAAAAAGCAATCAAAAAGCTGTTCAAAATGAGATCAAACAGGAGCAAAAGCCGGTTAGCTATGCAGCCCAGGCAACTTTAGTTAAAGCAATGAATTTCTCCGGCAGCTTTACCTATAGGGGGGCTGTGGAAGCGGGGAAAATTGTTACGCTAACTGCGGAAACTGATGGTAGAGTTGTTTACTCGGCGATTGAAAAAGGGAATACCGTGGCTAAAAGCTCCATTTTAGTTAAGGTGGATAAATCAACACGCTTTTCATCCTATCAGATAAGTGAGGATACCTATAACAAGGCAAAAAGTGATTACGTAAAACTGAAGGAACTTCAGGATTCAGGAAATGCTTCGGGAGCCGAGGTGGAGAACGCCAGGCTGCAAATGCAGAATGCCGCTTCTCAGCTCAATATTAGTAAAAAGCAGGTTGGCCAGACCTTGATACTGGCCCCGGAGAGCGGAACGATTATCGATAAGAAGATTAACCAGGGTGAATATGTTACGCCCGGTACCACACTGGGGGCAATTGCCTGTTTGAATGATGTGCTGGTTAATGTTTTTGTACAGGAAACTGAAGTTGCCCGGCTGAAAAAGGGCAGCGCGGTAACTATCCGGGCAGATGCCTACCCGAGCACAATGTTTACCGGTAAAATATCGGCCATTATCCCCGTGGCCTCAGCCGCCAAAACCTTTCCGGTGGAGATCAGGATTGTTAATAACAAGCTCAACAGGCTCTTAGCTGGCATGAATGTTTCGGTGGCCTTTGGTGAAGATGAGCGGGTAAACACATTAGTAATACCCAGGAGCGCCTTAATTACCGATCATAAACAATCAGCCGTCTATCTTATTCACCATTCACAGTACCCGGTGCTCACGCCTATTGTTACCGGAAAAGAATACGATACTTACCTGAGTGTATCAGGCGGACTAAAAGCCGGAGATACCATAATGACAGCCGGGTTGCTTAATGTGGAGCCCGGCAAAAAGTTGCAATGGCTTACGGTTAATAATTAA
- a CDS encoding outer membrane beta-barrel protein, producing MKSIFVSLALLLVSSLLFAQNISGIITDAKTHQLLAYSTVSLLRAADSSQVKGTLAGDNGSFRLEKIKAGKYLLSAKQMGYSKQVVAIELNTTDQTINISLTPQTTSLGEVTIKATRPLVEHRADKTVFNVENSIVAVGNTGIELLGMTPLVNVGLNGNIRIKGKDNVLIMLDGKIIPGETIANLLQSIPAENIARIEVSTNPSAKYDASASGGIINIITKKGTATGLNGVATLTAGRSNYGKYSGGVSLNYRRGKVNVYGTANLRDAKGGRNEAINRSLTTGNVTEQLQTPTELWTHGVVETGKLGIDYDVTKTSTLSASVEGSYIQSNNRATATSYFSSTKADSVLTANSTPGGNYNFTLYDMAYQNKLNSKGQLLNVDFNQVHYKGLSRQDMNAQLLDLSGNNPAQNSSATTRTNTLFNVSTFQTDYTLPLDTNTVFEAGVKDMYTGSSNLSTSMQVNSLSNIPNLSTTNYNENIAAAYLDLSKQINKLKIQAGIRAEQTHANLSSSGIQQQYFDLFPSLTLDEKFSSNKELTFTYAAKVDRPGYTSLIPFVTPIDRYTQEKGNPDLKPAYSQNFELTGSAGNIAVTLGYMYTKNAITDFIVQDVQTQVWTITKANFANSKNYNLSLVLPVQLATWWSSNNTLVGLYSSYYSNSVGGGDYSRGQFSYNLNSMNTFTLPKGFKAELTGIYNSSAVYGLYQIGHTSMVNAGISKAFINKKLNIKLGANDIFNGSGYTLNTNASVLRMTGYSRYDSRKVTLSLSYKFGSKPTTHKERDHDDVKGRLNM from the coding sequence ATGAAATCAATATTCGTCAGCCTTGCATTATTATTAGTAAGCTCTCTGCTATTCGCCCAAAATATAAGCGGTATTATAACCGATGCTAAAACCCACCAGCTTCTTGCCTACTCCACAGTGAGCCTGCTAAGAGCAGCCGATTCGAGCCAGGTAAAAGGTACCCTTGCCGGTGATAACGGCAGCTTTCGTCTCGAAAAGATAAAAGCAGGCAAATATTTATTATCGGCCAAACAAATGGGTTACAGCAAACAAGTAGTAGCTATTGAGTTGAACACAACCGATCAAACCATCAATATCTCACTCACCCCGCAAACCACCAGCTTAGGCGAAGTAACTATAAAAGCAACCAGGCCTTTAGTTGAGCACCGTGCCGATAAAACTGTGTTCAACGTAGAGAACAGCATTGTTGCCGTTGGTAATACCGGCATAGAACTATTGGGCATGACGCCTCTGGTAAACGTAGGCCTAAACGGCAACATCCGCATTAAAGGGAAAGACAATGTATTGATCATGCTGGACGGTAAAATAATTCCCGGCGAAACGATAGCCAATTTGCTGCAAAGCATCCCGGCAGAAAACATAGCGCGTATTGAGGTGAGCACCAATCCATCGGCTAAGTACGATGCTTCGGCATCGGGTGGCATTATCAACATCATCACCAAAAAAGGTACAGCTACAGGGCTTAACGGTGTTGCCACTTTAACAGCGGGGCGCAGTAATTACGGTAAATACAGCGGTGGTGTATCGTTAAATTATCGCAGAGGCAAAGTAAACGTGTATGGTACTGCCAATTTGAGAGATGCTAAAGGCGGAAGGAATGAAGCAATTAACCGCTCCTTAACCACGGGCAACGTTACCGAGCAACTGCAAACCCCAACCGAACTTTGGACGCATGGCGTTGTTGAAACCGGTAAACTGGGTATTGATTATGATGTAACCAAAACCAGCACCTTAAGTGCTTCGGTTGAAGGTTCGTACATTCAATCTAACAACCGCGCTACGGCTACTAGCTATTTTAGTAGCACCAAGGCTGATTCGGTATTGACAGCCAATAGTACACCGGGCGGCAATTACAACTTTACGCTGTACGATATGGCTTATCAAAACAAGCTGAACAGCAAGGGCCAGTTATTGAACGTAGATTTTAACCAGGTACATTACAAGGGCCTGAGCCGCCAGGATATGAACGCTCAGCTACTGGATTTGAGTGGTAACAACCCGGCACAAAATAGCTCAGCAACCACACGCACCAATACGCTGTTCAATGTATCCACCTTCCAAACAGATTATACGCTTCCGCTGGATACCAATACTGTATTTGAGGCCGGTGTTAAGGATATGTACACAGGCTCGTCAAACTTATCAACCAGTATGCAGGTTAATTCGCTCAGCAATATCCCCAATTTAAGTACCACCAACTACAACGAAAATATTGCCGCAGCTTACCTGGACCTGAGTAAACAGATTAATAAGTTGAAAATACAAGCCGGTATCCGCGCCGAGCAAACTCATGCTAACCTAAGTAGTTCAGGCATACAGCAACAATACTTTGATTTGTTCCCCAGCCTGACGCTGGATGAAAAGTTTAGCAGTAACAAAGAACTTACCTTTACTTATGCTGCCAAGGTTGACCGCCCAGGTTATACTTCGCTGATCCCTTTTGTTACGCCGATTGACCGTTACACCCAGGAAAAAGGTAACCCGGATTTGAAACCTGCCTACAGCCAGAATTTTGAATTGACCGGTTCGGCCGGGAACATAGCTGTAACTTTAGGCTATATGTACACCAAAAACGCCATTACCGATTTTATTGTTCAGGATGTGCAAACACAGGTATGGACCATAACCAAAGCCAACTTTGCCAATTCTAAAAACTATAACCTGAGCCTGGTATTACCCGTTCAGCTTGCTACCTGGTGGAGCAGTAATAATACACTGGTTGGGTTATATAGCTCTTACTACAGCAATAGCGTTGGTGGTGGTGATTACAGCCGCGGTCAGTTTAGTTATAACTTAAACTCGATGAATACTTTCACATTACCAAAAGGCTTTAAGGCTGAGCTGACTGGTATTTACAATTCATCAGCCGTTTATGGGTTATATCAAATCGGTCATACATCTATGGTAAACGCAGGTATATCCAAAGCCTTTATCAACAAAAAATTGAATATAAAACTGGGAGCTAACGATATTTTTAACGGTAGCGGATATACATTGAATACAAATGCAAGCGTTTTACGTATGACGGGTTACAGCCGTTACGATAGCAGGAAGGTTACGTTAAGCTTATCGTACAAGTTTGGTTCGAAACCAACTACCCATAAAGAGCGCGATCATGATGATGTAAAAGGGCGTTTAAATATGTAA